TTGCTGACACCTACCATGATAACGGAGATCATTCCGATAAAGAACATAAGCGATCCTAATAATCCGAAGAAATGCATCGGCTTCACTCCGAATTTAGACAGGAACCAAAGAGAAATCAAATCCAGATATCCGTTGAAGAAACGGTTGAATCCGAATTTGGTAGAGCCATATTTACGTGCCTGGTGGTGTACTACCTTTTCACCTATCTTCTGGAATCCGGCATTCTTTGCAAGGTAGGGGATATAGCGGTGCATTTCGCCATATACTTCGATGTTTTTCACGACATCTTTGCGATAGGCTTTCAGACCGCAGTTGAAGTCGTGCAGGTTTGGAATACCTGATACTTTACGTGCGGTAGCATTGAATAACTTTGTCGGCAGTGTCTTTGATAGCGGATCATATCTTTTTTGCTTCCATCCGGACACCAGATCGTATCCGTCTTCCGTAATCATCCGGTATAACTCCGGTATTTCGTCCGGGCTGTCCTGTAAGTCGGCATCCATTGTGATCACCACATCTCCTTGTGCTTCTGCAAATCCGCAGTAGAGTGCGGGTGATTTACCGTAATTGCGGCGGAACTTGATGCCTTTTACGCAGTCCGATTGGGCCTTGAGTTTTTCTATTACCTCCCATGAACGGTCTGTACTTCCGTCGTTAACGAAAATCACTTCGAATGAGAATCCGTTGGCTTTCATTACCCGTTCTATCCAAGCGTAGAGTTCGGGCAGTGACTCTTCTTCATTGAATAATGGGACTACAACTGATATATTCATTTTTAATAATTATGAATTACGAATTATGATTGGGCCGGGGTATTGTTTTCCGGTCGTGCTTTCTTCATTACCATCAATCCGGTAGGAATGGCCAGTAAACTTCCCCAGAATACATCCCATGACAGGAGTTGCATGGTAATATTGATGGAAGTAAGTGAACGGGCAGTATCTATCGTTTCTTTTATTATCTCTTGATTTTCCATCAAAGCGGGTGTTTTAGTCATCAGTTCGTCCCATAACTGGATATAGGAGTTGATGATAAAGCCGTGGTCAATGAACTGGAAATAGGCGTAGTGTGCAACGGCTACCAGCAGGGAAGCAAACATATACATGAATATGGTAAAGAGAACCGCATGAGAGAATTGGATACTTCCTC
This sequence is a window from Bacteroides thetaiotaomicron VPI-5482. Protein-coding genes within it:
- a CDS encoding glycosyltransferase family 2 protein; protein product: MNISVVVPLFNEEESLPELYAWIERVMKANGFSFEVIFVNDGSTDRSWEVIEKLKAQSDCVKGIKFRRNYGKSPALYCGFAEAQGDVVITMDADLQDSPDEIPELYRMITEDGYDLVSGWKQKRYDPLSKTLPTKLFNATARKVSGIPNLHDFNCGLKAYRKDVVKNIEVYGEMHRYIPYLAKNAGFQKIGEKVVHHQARKYGSTKFGFNRFFNGYLDLISLWFLSKFGVKPMHFFGLLGSLMFFIGMISVIMVGVSKLHAMYNGLPYRLVTDSPYFYLSLTAMIIGTQLFLAGFLGELISRNAPERNNYQIEKKI
- a CDS encoding DUF4199 domain-containing protein; its protein translation is MTENRSYLQKYAMHFGTYMGIYWILKFILFPLGFHIPFLSLLFVILTLAVPFIGYHYVKMYRDKICGGSIQFSHAVLFTIFMYMFASLLVAVAHYAYFQFIDHGFIINSYIQLWDELMTKTPALMENQEIIKETIDTARSLTSINITMQLLSWDVFWGSLLAIPTGLMVMKKARPENNTPAQS